A genomic segment from Diceros bicornis minor isolate mBicDic1 chromosome 5, mDicBic1.mat.cur, whole genome shotgun sequence encodes:
- the SNURF gene encoding SNRPN upstream reading frame protein isoform X4, with protein MERARDRLHLRRTTEQHVPEVEVQVKRRRTASLSNQECQLYPRRSQQQQIPVVDFQAELRQAFLAETPRGG; from the exons ggaCCGCTTACACCTGAGACGCACTACGGAACAGCACGTACCAGAGGTGGAAGTGCAAGTCAAACGTAGAAGGACAGCCTCACTGAGCAACCAAGA GTGTCAGCTGTACCCGAGGCGATCTCAGCAACAGCAAATACCTGTGGTGGATTTCCAGGCAGAACTGAGACAGGCATTCTTAGCTGAGACACCAAGAGGTGGTTAA